A single region of the Streptomyces sp. NBC_00236 genome encodes:
- a CDS encoding S26 family signal peptidase has product MTPWALVATALTVTAAVAVTGFAAVCVQVRRSRLRVTVAGESMAPTLMPGQVVIAHRVKGPGGLSTGDVVVLVKPERPGNWRWPEAGEGARLLKRLAALPGDPVPGPVASVLGVSGAVPEGFAVVLGDNTAASVDSRDFGYVPLDRVIARVPESHPGRQQ; this is encoded by the coding sequence ATGACGCCCTGGGCCCTCGTGGCGACGGCACTCACGGTGACGGCGGCGGTCGCGGTGACCGGGTTCGCGGCCGTATGCGTCCAGGTCCGCCGCAGCCGGCTGCGGGTCACGGTCGCCGGCGAGAGCATGGCGCCCACGCTGATGCCCGGACAGGTGGTGATCGCCCACCGGGTGAAGGGCCCCGGAGGACTGAGCACCGGCGATGTGGTCGTCCTGGTCAAGCCCGAGCGCCCCGGCAACTGGCGGTGGCCGGAGGCGGGGGAGGGGGCCCGGCTGCTCAAGAGGCTGGCGGCACTCCCGGGAGACCCGGTGCCCGGGCCGGTGGCCTCCGTCCTCGGCGTGAGCGGTGCCGTACCGGAGGGCTTCGCCGTGGTCCTCGGCGACAACACGGCGGCGAGCGTCGACTCCCGCGACTTCGGCTACGTCCCGCTCGACCGGGTGATCGCCCGGGTACCGGAGAGCCACCCGGGGCGGCAGCAGTGA
- a CDS encoding ABC transporter ATP-binding protein: protein MRQPARPFGTVLSLALRFAWPQLAGVVLISLTLAQLPVLVAWLMSSLIDMIAQEGGTPAQVTGPALAMAVAGLALAVLPHVETLLRGELSRRVALAAQDRLYAAVNGWSGLGRFEDPAMLDRLRLAQQCGQQAPPQVVMGVMGLLQAVVTVLGFLGSLALVSWWLVAAVSLAAGPALVVELRMARIWADTELRVTPLERREWFYSNLLGSVQAAKEIRLFGTGDHLRARMRRDRRAINRAHRTTEMRNALLQGLPAALSGAIAALGLLWAVREAARGAMSVGEVSLTVAAMASVQGSFGTGAAQLAVVRRSLLLFAHFTAVVQAPPDLPVLRPAAAAMPARLGVGIELRDVWFRYSDQHDWALRGVSLTVPAGSTLALVGDNGAGKSTLVKLLCRFYDPTRGTVLWDGQDIRTFPPAELRRRMSAVFQDFMRYDVSAAENIGLGDGDDASRHPDRIRAAARRAGVDRLLEGLPRGYGTLLSRAFTEPSTDEGGDGEADDGVELSGGQWQRVALARSLLREDPDVLILDEPASGLDPQAEDEVRQALRCHRRGRTSILVSHRLGTAREADRIVVLRDGCVVEQGSHEELMARTGRYADLFGRQAAGYRESERPPAPPAQETERV, encoded by the coding sequence GTGAGGCAGCCCGCACGCCCCTTCGGCACGGTGCTCAGCCTGGCGCTTCGCTTCGCCTGGCCCCAGCTGGCCGGAGTCGTGCTCATCAGTCTGACGCTCGCGCAACTCCCCGTACTCGTAGCCTGGTTGATGAGCTCGCTCATCGACATGATCGCCCAGGAGGGCGGTACGCCCGCACAGGTCACCGGCCCGGCCCTCGCGATGGCCGTCGCCGGCCTGGCGCTCGCGGTACTCCCGCACGTCGAGACGCTGCTGCGCGGAGAACTGTCCCGCCGGGTCGCGCTGGCCGCGCAGGACCGGCTCTACGCGGCGGTCAACGGATGGAGCGGGCTGGGCCGCTTCGAGGACCCGGCCATGCTGGACCGGCTGCGGCTGGCACAGCAGTGCGGGCAGCAGGCACCCCCACAGGTGGTCATGGGCGTCATGGGACTGCTGCAGGCGGTGGTGACCGTACTCGGCTTCCTCGGCTCGCTCGCCCTGGTCAGCTGGTGGCTGGTGGCGGCCGTGTCGCTCGCGGCCGGGCCCGCGCTGGTCGTCGAGTTGCGGATGGCACGTATCTGGGCGGACACCGAGCTCCGGGTGACTCCGCTGGAGCGCCGCGAGTGGTTCTACTCGAACCTGCTGGGCAGTGTGCAGGCGGCCAAGGAGATCAGGCTGTTCGGCACCGGTGACCATCTGCGGGCGCGGATGCGGCGCGATCGCCGGGCCATCAACAGGGCGCACCGGACCACCGAGATGCGCAACGCCCTGCTCCAGGGGCTCCCGGCCGCACTCTCCGGTGCCATCGCCGCCCTGGGCCTGCTGTGGGCGGTACGCGAGGCGGCACGCGGGGCGATGTCGGTGGGGGAGGTTTCGCTGACCGTCGCCGCGATGGCGTCCGTACAGGGAAGCTTCGGCACCGGTGCCGCCCAACTGGCGGTGGTCCGGCGGAGTCTGCTGCTGTTCGCGCACTTCACGGCGGTCGTCCAGGCCCCGCCGGACCTGCCCGTGCTCCGCCCGGCTGCCGCTGCCATGCCCGCCCGGCTGGGCGTGGGAATCGAGCTGCGGGACGTGTGGTTCCGGTACTCGGACCAGCACGACTGGGCCCTGCGGGGCGTCAGCCTCACCGTCCCCGCCGGTTCGACGCTCGCCCTGGTCGGCGACAACGGCGCCGGAAAGTCGACCCTGGTCAAACTGCTCTGCCGGTTCTACGACCCCACCCGCGGCACGGTGCTGTGGGACGGCCAGGACATCCGTACGTTCCCTCCGGCCGAACTCCGTCGCAGAATGAGCGCGGTCTTCCAGGACTTCATGCGCTACGACGTGTCGGCGGCCGAGAACATCGGGCTCGGCGACGGCGACGACGCCTCACGCCACCCCGACCGCATCCGGGCGGCGGCACGCAGGGCCGGCGTCGACCGACTCCTGGAAGGACTGCCGCGCGGCTACGGCACCCTGCTCAGCCGCGCGTTCACGGAACCGTCCACCGACGAGGGCGGGGACGGCGAGGCCGACGACGGGGTGGAGCTGTCCGGAGGCCAGTGGCAACGGGTGGCGCTCGCCCGCTCCCTGCTGCGCGAGGACCCCGATGTGCTGATCCTCGACGAACCGGCCTCCGGTCTGGACCCCCAGGCCGAGGACGAGGTACGGCAGGCCCTGCGGTGCCACCGCCGGGGCCGGACGAGCATCCTGGTGTCGCACCGCCTGGGCACCGCCCGGGAAGCCGACAGGATCGTGGTGCTGAGGGACGGCTGTGTCGTCGAGCAGGGCAGCCACGAAGAACTGATGGCGAGGACGGGCCGCTACGCCGATCTGTTCGGGCGCCAGGCCGCGGGCTACCGGGAGAGCGAGCGGCCCCCGGCTCCTCCCGCACAGGAGACGGAGCGCGTATGA
- a CDS encoding peroxiredoxin family protein, which translates to MSLMGAAIALVGAIALLNLTLTYGLIRRLRTGAGPGTAGGPGPDHDAGVAPAVRDFEAVTSQGRTIRPGDLPDGALVAFFSTGCPPCAALLPRFVAAVPGLGLPVSAVLAVVAPGPEEQDYVDALAEVATVVSGEHAATVAEAFGVVGYPVVCRLAADGAVTPVAHERLGSFAPVTP; encoded by the coding sequence GTGTCCCTCATGGGCGCGGCGATCGCCCTCGTCGGAGCGATCGCCCTGTTGAACCTGACCCTGACCTACGGCCTGATCCGCAGACTCCGTACGGGTGCCGGGCCCGGCACGGCGGGCGGCCCGGGCCCGGATCACGACGCCGGAGTCGCCCCTGCCGTCCGTGACTTCGAGGCCGTTACCTCACAGGGCCGGACGATCCGCCCCGGCGATCTGCCGGACGGCGCACTCGTCGCCTTCTTCAGTACGGGCTGCCCACCGTGCGCCGCGCTGCTGCCCCGGTTCGTCGCCGCGGTGCCCGGGCTCGGGCTGCCGGTCTCCGCCGTACTGGCGGTCGTCGCACCGGGGCCGGAGGAGCAGGACTACGTGGACGCCCTGGCGGAGGTGGCCACGGTGGTGTCAGGGGAGCACGCGGCCACGGTGGCCGAGGCGTTCGGAGTGGTCGGCTATCCCGTGGTGTGCAGGCTCGCCGCCGACGGAGCGGTGACGCCGGTCGCACACGAGCGGCTGGGATCCTTCGCGCCGGTGACCCCGTGA
- a CDS encoding MauE/DoxX family redox-associated membrane protein, translating into MPYVVVACQVLTALTFLAAAVGKLRSRAAYAGFVAELDAWPLVPAGLRPAAARAVCVAEASAPVLLAVPVTRTAGAGLSALLLAAFLTAMILLRIRGTAARCTCFGRTPATLGARHLVRTTLLLGGASAAWLGQGVDEPATVGGVLIAAGFGALGALVAVTLDDIADTVRQVPAHGVTHTSRS; encoded by the coding sequence GTGCCGTACGTCGTCGTCGCCTGCCAGGTGCTGACCGCCCTCACCTTTCTGGCGGCGGCAGTCGGCAAGCTCCGCTCCCGCGCCGCTTACGCCGGCTTCGTCGCGGAGCTCGACGCCTGGCCCCTGGTGCCCGCCGGACTGCGGCCCGCCGCCGCGCGGGCGGTCTGCGTCGCCGAGGCGTCCGCGCCGGTCCTGCTGGCCGTGCCGGTCACCCGTACCGCCGGGGCCGGGCTCTCGGCGCTTCTGCTCGCCGCGTTCCTGACCGCCATGATCCTGCTGCGGATACGGGGCACTGCCGCACGGTGCACCTGCTTCGGGCGGACACCCGCGACGCTCGGCGCCCGCCATCTCGTACGCACGACGCTCCTGCTCGGCGGGGCCTCGGCCGCATGGCTCGGGCAGGGCGTCGACGAGCCGGCCACCGTGGGCGGAGTGCTGATCGCTGCCGGGTTCGGGGCGCTCGGAGCCCTGGTCGCCGTGACCCTCGACGACATCGCCGACACGGTCCGGCAGGTTCCGGCCCACGGCGTCACACACACCTCAAGGAGCTGA
- a CDS encoding ABC transporter permease, whose translation MLGTAFSHVRHRAGRSLALVAGVLAATTGFTLLTSTAETSQLRTTGTVNDNFRGAYDILVRPAGSHSEQESGQGLVRPNFLSGQFGGITRGQQDRIARMTGVEVAAPVAMVGYVLANSRAAVDVTEQVDRARTQQLITVKPTWHTDRGLSTLDDDLPNYVYVTRNKVVWPESHIDLARERSDPSWHSPPPSYPNGFDTRKALAVCDNPGQSLPPLEVMPDGRSVPVCATDVSLSQSASSRGHLEAVHLAGDGSFRTEWETSPRLTVDISWPVSMLLAAIDPGQEAKLVGLDKALVSGRYLRQTETVADRAADSGRSRSVPLLMSTEPQVDEQLSVAVSRSPDGPVPLAGLARRALDTAIEEQRGARVADRSYSVDKVYGTDRRGADLYRIIQSGAPSYRAAADGSLTPRTVPADLDELWANSNHTGWPTPWLARDSKQRPLTRVPEYQAPDFRSGAWMGDGLAVGTYDPKRLTEFSALSEVPMETYQPVEATGADATARTLLGGRALMPNSNPGGYLATPPQLLTTLAALPRVLDPASEQAAAPISAIRVRVDGVTGTDAQSRERVRLVAERIGKETGLGVDLTMGSSPAPRTVHLPAGDYGRPALALSEGWSRKGVAARIVEASDRKSLLLFGLVLGVCALFLVNSASAAVRDRRRELAVLACLGWSRSRVTSLVIGETALLGTVAGVLGALLSLLLAGPAGLGVSPLRAAAAVPIALVLSVLAAAVPALRASAGHPATSLRPAVRAARRPRRHRTVAGLARANLARVPGRTLLGAAALAVGVAAVTAVAAILWSFEDDVVGTVMGDAIALEARGVDIAAAAGTALLGAFAAADVIYLGVRERAAEFAVLQATGWSDGELTRLVLTEGAVLGALGATAGAATGTGLIAWLTGTVTAALVTTALLAAAAGVALAAAASLVPAVMLTRSPTSVLLQEE comes from the coding sequence GTGCTGGGCACCGCCTTCAGTCATGTCCGGCACAGAGCCGGGCGGAGTCTGGCGCTCGTCGCAGGAGTGCTGGCCGCGACGACCGGCTTCACGCTTCTGACGTCCACCGCCGAGACCTCGCAGCTGCGCACCACCGGAACCGTGAACGACAACTTCCGCGGCGCCTACGACATCCTGGTCCGGCCCGCGGGATCGCACAGCGAGCAGGAGAGCGGTCAGGGGCTGGTGCGGCCCAACTTCCTGTCCGGGCAGTTCGGCGGGATCACCCGGGGCCAGCAGGACCGGATCGCGCGGATGACGGGTGTGGAGGTCGCCGCGCCGGTCGCCATGGTCGGGTACGTCCTCGCCAACAGCAGGGCCGCCGTCGACGTCACGGAGCAGGTGGACCGCGCCCGTACCCAGCAGCTGATCACCGTGAAGCCGACCTGGCACACCGACCGCGGACTCAGCACGCTCGACGACGACCTGCCCAACTACGTCTACGTGACGAGGAACAAGGTCGTGTGGCCCGAATCCCACATCGACCTGGCGAGGGAGCGGTCGGACCCCTCCTGGCATTCCCCGCCCCCCTCCTACCCCAACGGGTTCGACACCAGGAAGGCGCTGGCCGTCTGCGACAACCCGGGACAGTCCCTGCCGCCCCTGGAGGTGATGCCGGACGGCCGTTCCGTGCCGGTCTGCGCCACTGATGTCTCCCTGTCGCAGTCCGCGAGCAGCCGCGGCCACCTGGAGGCCGTCCACCTGGCCGGCGACGGGTCCTTCCGGACGGAGTGGGAGACGTCGCCCCGGCTGACCGTGGACATCTCCTGGCCGGTCTCCATGCTGCTCGCGGCGATCGACCCGGGGCAGGAGGCGAAGCTGGTCGGGCTGGACAAGGCGCTCGTGTCCGGCCGCTACCTGCGGCAGACGGAGACCGTGGCCGACCGGGCCGCGGACTCCGGGCGGAGCCGGTCGGTACCCCTGCTGATGTCCACCGAGCCGCAGGTCGACGAGCAGCTCTCGGTCGCCGTCTCCCGCTCGCCCGACGGGCCGGTCCCTCTCGCCGGCCTGGCCCGCCGGGCCCTCGACACGGCGATCGAAGAGCAGCGCGGAGCCCGCGTCGCCGACCGCTCCTACTCCGTCGACAAGGTCTACGGGACGGACCGCAGGGGCGCCGACCTGTACCGGATCATCCAGTCCGGAGCGCCCTCCTACCGGGCCGCCGCGGACGGCAGCCTGACTCCGCGGACGGTCCCGGCCGACCTCGACGAGCTGTGGGCCAACAGCAACCACACCGGGTGGCCCACCCCGTGGCTGGCGCGGGACAGCAAACAGCGGCCGCTCACCCGCGTACCCGAGTACCAGGCGCCCGACTTCCGGTCCGGCGCCTGGATGGGGGACGGGCTGGCTGTGGGGACGTACGACCCGAAGCGGCTGACCGAGTTCTCGGCCCTGTCCGAGGTCCCGATGGAGACGTACCAGCCGGTCGAGGCGACCGGGGCCGACGCCACCGCGCGCACGCTGCTGGGCGGCCGGGCGCTGATGCCGAACTCCAACCCCGGCGGCTACCTCGCCACCCCGCCCCAGCTCCTCACCACGCTCGCCGCACTCCCCCGCGTCCTGGATCCCGCCTCGGAACAGGCCGCGGCGCCCATCTCCGCGATCCGGGTCCGCGTCGACGGCGTCACCGGGACCGACGCGCAGTCCCGCGAGCGCGTACGTCTCGTCGCCGAGCGGATCGGCAAGGAGACCGGGCTCGGTGTCGACCTCACCATGGGATCCTCCCCCGCTCCCCGTACCGTCCACCTGCCGGCGGGCGACTACGGGCGCCCGGCACTGGCCCTGTCCGAGGGCTGGTCGCGCAAGGGCGTCGCCGCGCGCATCGTCGAGGCGTCCGACCGCAAGAGCCTGCTGCTGTTCGGGCTCGTCCTCGGGGTCTGCGCCCTCTTCCTCGTCAACTCCGCGTCCGCCGCCGTCCGTGACCGCCGGCGCGAACTCGCGGTGCTGGCCTGCCTGGGCTGGTCCCGCTCCCGGGTCACCTCGCTCGTCATCGGTGAGACCGCTCTGCTCGGTACCGTCGCGGGGGTCCTCGGCGCGCTCCTGTCCCTGCTGCTCGCCGGGCCGGCCGGCCTCGGCGTCTCGCCCCTGCGGGCTGCCGCGGCCGTGCCCATCGCGCTCGTCCTGTCCGTCCTCGCCGCGGCCGTGCCCGCGCTGCGCGCTTCGGCGGGGCACCCGGCCACGAGCCTGCGCCCGGCGGTCCGCGCGGCCCGGCGTCCGCGCCGGCACCGCACCGTCGCCGGTCTGGCCCGCGCCAACCTGGCCCGGGTGCCGGGCCGGACGCTGCTGGGCGCGGCGGCTCTCGCCGTCGGGGTCGCGGCGGTCACCGCGGTCGCCGCCATCCTCTGGTCGTTCGAGGACGATGTCGTCGGCACGGTGATGGGCGACGCCATCGCGCTCGAGGCCCGCGGCGTCGACATCGCCGCCGCCGCCGGTACCGCCCTGCTCGGCGCGTTCGCCGCCGCCGACGTCATCTACCTCGGCGTCCGCGAACGGGCCGCCGAGTTCGCCGTACTGCAGGCCACCGGCTGGTCGGACGGCGAACTCACCCGGCTCGTCCTGACCGAGGGCGCCGTTCTCGGGGCCCTCGGCGCCACCGCCGGGGCCGCCACCGGGACCGGCCTCATCGCCTGGCTCACCGGCACCGTCACCGCGGCCCTCGTCACCACCGCGCTGCTCGCCGCCGCGGCCGGGGTCGCCCTCGCCGCCGCGGCCTCGCTCGTCCCCGCGGTGATGCTCACCCGGAGCCCCACCAGCGTGCTCCTCCAGGAGGAATAG
- a CDS encoding ABC transporter ATP-binding protein, with translation MSDTGTERLTGRAVTAGAAVEVVGLSKVFGKGAAAITAAAAIDLTVPAGQIVALTGRSGSGKSTLLHLLGAIERADSGSVRVGETEVTALRPRGLAAYRRTVGFVFQRFHLLPALTVIDNVLAPVLPRRAGFDAPARARELLEAVGLADREKAHPAQLSGGQQQRVALARALIATPRLLLADEPTGALDSATGAAVMDLIVRLGREHGTTVLIATHEEQVAETCDRVIGLRDGRTVTDSG, from the coding sequence ATGTCGGACACGGGAACAGAGCGGCTGACCGGACGAGCGGTGACCGCCGGCGCGGCCGTCGAGGTCGTCGGGCTCAGCAAGGTCTTCGGCAAGGGCGCGGCGGCGATCACCGCGGCCGCCGCGATCGACCTGACGGTCCCCGCGGGGCAGATCGTCGCCCTCACCGGCCGTTCGGGGTCCGGCAAGTCGACCCTGCTGCATCTGCTGGGTGCGATCGAACGCGCCGACTCGGGCTCGGTACGGGTCGGGGAGACCGAGGTGACGGCCCTGCGCCCCCGCGGGCTCGCCGCCTACCGCCGTACGGTCGGCTTCGTCTTCCAGCGCTTCCACCTGCTGCCCGCCCTGACCGTCATCGACAACGTCCTGGCGCCCGTGCTGCCCCGCCGGGCCGGCTTCGACGCCCCCGCGCGCGCCCGTGAGCTGCTGGAGGCCGTGGGGCTGGCCGACCGCGAGAAGGCCCACCCCGCGCAGCTCTCCGGCGGTCAGCAGCAGCGCGTCGCGCTGGCCCGTGCCCTGATCGCCACGCCCCGGCTCCTGCTCGCCGACGAGCCCACCGGAGCCCTGGACTCGGCCACCGGAGCCGCGGTCATGGACCTGATCGTGCGGCTCGGGCGCGAGCACGGGACCACGGTCCTGATCGCCACGCACGAGGAACAGGTGGCCGAGACCTGCGACCGGGTGATCGGCCTGCGGGACGGGCGGACGGTCACCGACTCGGGCTGA
- a CDS encoding SDR family oxidoreductase gives MIVVTGATGNIGRPLTQALAGAGREVTAVSRHTAAVPDGVRHVVADLAEPAGLKPALDGAEALFLLLSGDLHAAGASPADIIGEAAAAGVRRVVLLSTLGVVTRPFGSTRIAMRELEDTLRESGLEWSILRPGGFASNALWWAESVRTHQVVAAPFGDIGVPVIDPVDIAEVAAACLLDDRHIGGAYELTGPEVITPRQQTADIAAALGSPVAFHELTRAEAKAAMSLSMPGELADDTLDIIGSPSPAELRISPDVEQILGRRAHTFADWAARNVAAFR, from the coding sequence ATGATCGTGGTGACCGGGGCTACGGGAAACATCGGCCGGCCGTTGACGCAGGCGCTGGCCGGGGCGGGCCGAGAGGTGACGGCCGTGTCACGGCACACGGCGGCGGTGCCGGACGGCGTCCGTCACGTGGTGGCCGACCTGGCCGAGCCGGCCGGCCTCAAGCCCGCGCTGGACGGGGCGGAGGCGTTGTTCCTGTTGCTCTCCGGCGACCTGCACGCCGCTGGAGCCAGTCCCGCCGACATCATCGGCGAAGCAGCGGCCGCCGGAGTCCGGCGGGTCGTCCTGCTCTCCACGCTCGGCGTGGTGACCAGGCCCTTCGGCTCCACGCGGATCGCAATGCGCGAACTGGAGGACACCCTGCGGGAGTCCGGCCTGGAGTGGTCCATCCTGCGGCCGGGCGGCTTCGCCTCCAACGCCCTGTGGTGGGCCGAGTCCGTCCGCACGCACCAGGTGGTCGCCGCCCCCTTCGGCGACATCGGGGTGCCGGTCATCGACCCGGTGGACATCGCCGAGGTCGCGGCGGCCTGCCTGCTGGACGACCGGCACATCGGCGGCGCCTACGAGCTGACCGGCCCGGAGGTGATCACCCCGCGTCAGCAGACGGCGGACATCGCCGCCGCGCTGGGCTCGCCGGTGGCGTTCCACGAGCTCACCCGTGCCGAGGCCAAGGCCGCCATGTCCCTGAGCATGCCGGGGGAGCTCGCCGACGACACCCTGGACATCATCGGCTCCCCGAGCCCGGCCGAGCTGCGCATCAGCCCGGACGTCGAGCAGATCCTCGGTCGCCGCGCGCACACCTTCGCCGACTGGGCGGCCCGCAACGTGGCGGCGTTCCGCTGA
- a CDS encoding winged helix-turn-helix transcriptional regulator: MTGSVQDRQAEAGTPYDVFHTDCPARNVIDHVTSRWGVWVLISLRGNSLRFYELRRSIQGISEKMLAQTLRALVEDGLVWREVEPTTPPQVTYGLTEFGRDVGEPLTDLFDLVTQRLSPGSAA; encoded by the coding sequence ATGACGGGAAGCGTGCAGGACAGGCAGGCCGAGGCGGGGACGCCGTATGACGTGTTTCACACCGACTGCCCCGCGCGGAACGTGATCGACCACGTGACCAGCAGGTGGGGCGTCTGGGTGCTGATCTCCTTGCGCGGCAACAGCCTTCGGTTCTACGAGCTGCGCCGGAGCATCCAGGGCATCAGCGAGAAGATGCTCGCCCAGACGCTGCGGGCACTGGTCGAGGACGGCCTGGTCTGGAGAGAGGTCGAGCCGACGACGCCGCCCCAGGTCACCTACGGGCTGACCGAGTTCGGCCGGGACGTCGGCGAGCCGCTGACGGACCTGTTCGACCTGGTCACACAGCGGCTGTCGCCGGGCAGCGCGGCGTAA
- a CDS encoding LacI family DNA-binding transcriptional regulator has protein sequence MTAARVRSGGRPTLEEVAARAGVGRGTASRVINGSPRVSAHTREAVEAAVAELGYVPNRAARALAGNRTDAIALVVPESESRFFGEPYFSDIVRGVGAALADTEMQLLLTLVGSDRERRRLAQYLTAHRVDGVLLVSVHADDPLPDLLEQLGMPAVMNGRRSATEPLPSVDSDNFEGARGAVEHLVSRGRRSIATITGRLDVYASQRRLDGYRKALADAGHEPDERLIAPADFSEEGGVRAMRELLERRPDVDAVFAASDLMAAGARQVLREAGRRIPDDVALIGFDDSAVARHMDPALTSVRQPIEEMGRAMTRVLLEQIAGENTERPQIVLPTELVVRDSS, from the coding sequence ATGACGGCAGCGCGAGTACGGAGCGGGGGCCGGCCCACGCTCGAAGAGGTCGCGGCACGGGCGGGGGTGGGGCGCGGCACCGCCTCGCGGGTCATCAACGGTTCACCCCGGGTCAGCGCGCACACGCGCGAGGCGGTGGAGGCGGCCGTCGCCGAGCTCGGGTACGTACCCAACCGGGCGGCCCGCGCCCTGGCCGGAAACCGGACGGACGCCATCGCGCTCGTCGTTCCCGAGTCGGAGAGCCGCTTCTTCGGGGAGCCCTACTTCTCCGACATCGTCCGCGGCGTGGGCGCGGCCCTCGCCGACACCGAGATGCAGCTGCTGCTCACCCTCGTCGGCAGCGACCGGGAACGCCGAAGACTCGCCCAGTACCTCACCGCGCACCGGGTGGACGGCGTCCTGCTGGTCTCCGTGCACGCCGACGACCCGCTGCCCGATCTGCTGGAACAACTCGGCATGCCCGCGGTCATGAACGGCCGCAGGTCCGCCACGGAGCCGCTGCCCTCGGTCGACTCGGACAACTTCGAGGGCGCCCGCGGTGCCGTCGAGCACCTCGTCTCCCGGGGCCGCCGCTCCATCGCGACCATCACCGGCCGCCTGGACGTCTACGCCTCCCAGCGGCGCCTCGACGGCTACCGCAAGGCCCTCGCCGACGCGGGCCACGAACCCGACGAACGGCTGATCGCCCCGGCCGACTTCTCCGAGGAGGGTGGTGTCCGGGCCATGCGCGAACTGCTCGAACGCCGCCCGGACGTGGACGCGGTCTTCGCCGCGTCCGACCTGATGGCCGCGGGCGCCCGCCAGGTGCTGCGCGAGGCAGGCCGGCGCATCCCGGACGACGTGGCCCTCATCGGCTTCGACGACTCGGCCGTGGCCCGTCACATGGACCCGGCGCTGACGAGCGTGCGCCAGCCGATCGAGGAGATGGGCCGGGCGATGACCCGGGTGCTGCTGGAGCAGATCGCGGGCGAGAACACCGAGCGTCCGCAGATCGTGCTGCCGACCGAACTGGTGGTCCGGGACTCGTCGTGA
- a CDS encoding GH1 family beta-glucosidase yields MTAVRPDIAPKQAPEATRFPTGFVWGAATAAYQVEGAAAEDGRTPSIWDTFSHTPGKVHNGDTGDIAADHYHRFRDDVALMKQLGLKAYRFSISWSRVQPTGRGPAVERGLDFYRKLVDELLEAGIAPVATLYHWDLPQELEDAGGWPQRVTTDRFADYTAIMAGALGDRVTTWTTFNEPWCSAFLGYGSGVHAPGRTEPASALRAAHHLNLAHGRAIEVLRDQLPAGAQTSVTLNLHQVRPLTASAADADAARRIDAVGNRIFTGPMLRGEYPEDLLADTAHLVDWSKLVQDGDLAAISRPVDVLGINYYTPTLVSTPEKGESGSGNDVHGASEFSPWPGSEHVAFHLPEGKARTAMNWSIDPNGLYNLLMDVSRDHPGLPLMVTENGAAFDDYVSPEGRVEDPERIAYLHGHLDAVQRAVADGADVRGYFLWSLMDNFEWAYGYSKRFGTVYVDYASQRRIPKASAHWYSDVIRRHALPEAGLS; encoded by the coding sequence ATGACTGCCGTACGACCCGACATCGCCCCGAAGCAGGCGCCCGAGGCAACGCGATTCCCCACGGGCTTCGTCTGGGGAGCGGCCACCGCCGCCTACCAGGTCGAGGGCGCCGCAGCCGAGGACGGCCGCACCCCTTCCATCTGGGACACCTTCAGCCACACCCCCGGCAAGGTCCACAACGGTGACACCGGTGACATCGCGGCCGATCACTACCACCGCTTCCGCGACGACGTGGCGCTGATGAAGCAGCTGGGTCTGAAGGCGTACCGCTTCTCCATCTCCTGGTCCCGGGTGCAGCCCACCGGCCGCGGCCCCGCCGTCGAGCGCGGTCTGGACTTCTACCGCAAGCTCGTCGACGAGCTGCTCGAAGCGGGCATCGCCCCCGTCGCGACCCTCTACCACTGGGACCTGCCCCAGGAGCTGGAGGACGCCGGCGGCTGGCCCCAGCGGGTCACCACCGACCGGTTCGCCGACTACACCGCCATCATGGCGGGCGCGCTCGGTGACCGCGTCACGACCTGGACCACCTTCAACGAGCCGTGGTGCTCGGCCTTCCTCGGATACGGCTCCGGTGTGCACGCTCCCGGCCGCACCGAGCCCGCCTCCGCCCTGAGGGCGGCCCACCACCTCAACCTCGCCCATGGCCGGGCGATCGAGGTTCTGCGCGATCAACTCCCCGCTGGCGCGCAGACCTCGGTCACCCTCAACCTCCACCAGGTCCGCCCGCTGACCGCGAGCGCGGCCGACGCGGACGCCGCCCGCCGGATCGACGCGGTCGGCAACCGGATCTTCACCGGTCCGATGCTGCGCGGCGAGTACCCCGAGGACCTGCTCGCCGACACCGCGCACCTGGTGGACTGGTCGAAGCTGGTCCAGGACGGTGACCTGGCCGCCATCTCCCGTCCGGTCGACGTCCTGGGTATCAACTACTACACGCCGACGCTGGTCTCCACGCCGGAGAAGGGCGAAAGCGGCAGTGGCAACGATGTCCACGGCGCCAGCGAGTTCTCCCCGTGGCCCGGCTCCGAGCACGTCGCCTTCCACCTCCCCGAGGGCAAGGCGCGCACCGCGATGAACTGGTCGATCGACCCCAACGGGCTCTACAACCTGCTCATGGACGTCAGCCGTGACCACCCCGGACTGCCGCTGATGGTCACGGAGAACGGCGCCGCCTTCGACGACTACGTCTCGCCCGAGGGCCGGGTGGAGGACCCCGAGCGGATCGCCTACCTGCACGGTCACCTCGACGCCGTGCAGCGTGCGGTGGCCGACGGCGCGGACGTCCGCGGCTACTTCCTGTGGTCGCTGATGGACAACTTCGAGTGGGCGTACGGCTATTCGAAGCGCTTCGGCACCGTGTACGTCGACTACGCCTCCCAGCGCCGCATCCCCAAGGCGAGTGCCCACTGGTACTCCGATGTGATCCGGCGTCACGCCCTGCCGGAGGCGGGCCTTTCCTGA